A single window of Mycolicibacterium madagascariense DNA harbors:
- a CDS encoding enoyl-CoA hydratase/isomerase family protein, which translates to MSDADEPHAIFETIGKGIARLRINRPDRLGAYTPRMCAEMLDGIRRFRLDDALRVLILTGSGRGFCAGGDVSPDAGFADDLTKQVGRARELREDSHAVITALTKLDKPVLCAVNGIAVNGGLAFALACDLRIVAESARLGDTSGRAGLLPDEGGAWLFPRAMGYDRAFRMVALSEIYDSATASTLGLATEVVPDAELESRSIELAERFVAAAPLAVRAVKTMMRRGLESTLDSSLGDAQQAVLWVGPSDDAQEGKAAFLERRAPKFTGH; encoded by the coding sequence GACCGGCTTGGCGCCTACACCCCGCGGATGTGCGCCGAGATGCTCGACGGCATCCGGCGATTCCGCTTGGACGACGCGCTGCGGGTGCTCATCCTCACCGGTTCGGGCCGCGGCTTTTGCGCCGGTGGCGACGTCTCGCCCGACGCGGGCTTCGCCGACGACCTCACCAAGCAGGTGGGGCGCGCACGCGAACTGCGCGAGGACTCGCACGCGGTCATCACGGCCCTGACCAAGCTCGACAAACCGGTGCTGTGTGCGGTCAACGGGATCGCCGTCAACGGCGGACTCGCCTTCGCGCTCGCCTGTGATCTGCGGATCGTGGCGGAGAGCGCCCGACTCGGTGACACCAGCGGCCGGGCCGGTCTGCTGCCTGACGAGGGCGGTGCCTGGCTGTTTCCCCGGGCCATGGGTTATGACAGGGCATTTCGCATGGTGGCGCTGTCGGAGATCTACGACTCCGCTACCGCGTCGACCCTCGGATTGGCCACCGAGGTCGTGCCCGACGCCGAATTGGAGTCGCGCTCCATCGAGCTCGCCGAGCGGTTCGTGGCTGCCGCACCGCTGGCGGTTCGGGCCGTCAAGACCATGATGCGACGCGGTCTGGAATCCACCCTGGACTCCTCGCTCGGGGATGCCCAGCAGGCGGTGCTCTGGGTCGGACCCAGCGATGACGCGCAGGAGGGCAAGGCGGCGTTCCTGGAGCGACGCGCTCCGAAGTTCACTGGTCACTAG
- a CDS encoding amidohydrolase family protein, with product MALIENSVGELPYRLTDFDQHSYEAEDCFSRFMPKAKLDTAVRTIIAPSGRKMLLANDRLVTALENDMDQAYVPGSLVEMLKQRASGDATDADRFYEPMQIEYLDKEARLKQLDEQQIERTIMYPGGWALFAEQYLTGIEPLYDNLESFNKWIDEDWGFAHQDRIYAPAMLSFRDLDRAVEELERVLNAGARFIVLPAGPAYGRSPGDPYFDPIWSRINEARAVVCYHISEFHYQDNVASHWGWELKPPFQFSAWQWQNTYGERPITDTLSALIFDNVFGRFPNIKVLVSEFGAEWVPHFIRHMDKSRGMARGGPWLGGQLTERPSTIFKRHVRVVPYPEDDTIGLIEKLGSTETLLMGSDWPHAEGLREPADFWNKVDGLDDETKRLFLRENGMKLSSGIV from the coding sequence GTGGCACTCATCGAAAACAGCGTCGGCGAACTTCCCTATCGGCTGACCGACTTCGACCAACACTCCTACGAGGCCGAGGACTGCTTTTCGCGGTTCATGCCGAAGGCAAAGCTCGACACCGCCGTGCGCACCATCATCGCGCCGAGCGGGCGAAAGATGTTGCTCGCCAACGATCGCCTCGTCACCGCACTCGAAAACGACATGGATCAGGCCTACGTCCCGGGCTCACTGGTGGAGATGCTGAAGCAGCGCGCATCCGGCGATGCCACCGACGCCGACCGGTTCTATGAACCAATGCAGATCGAGTACCTGGACAAGGAGGCGCGCCTCAAGCAACTCGACGAGCAGCAGATCGAGCGGACCATCATGTATCCGGGTGGCTGGGCACTGTTCGCCGAGCAGTACCTGACGGGGATCGAGCCCCTGTATGACAACCTCGAGTCGTTCAACAAGTGGATCGACGAGGACTGGGGTTTCGCGCACCAGGACCGCATCTACGCTCCGGCGATGCTGTCCTTCCGCGACCTCGACCGTGCCGTCGAGGAACTCGAGCGCGTCCTGAACGCCGGCGCCCGATTCATCGTGCTGCCCGCTGGCCCGGCCTACGGCCGCTCACCCGGCGACCCGTACTTCGATCCGATCTGGTCGCGCATCAACGAAGCCAGGGCCGTGGTGTGCTACCACATCTCTGAATTCCACTACCAGGACAACGTCGCCTCCCACTGGGGTTGGGAACTGAAGCCGCCGTTCCAGTTCTCGGCGTGGCAGTGGCAGAACACCTACGGTGAGCGCCCAATTACGGATACGTTGTCGGCCTTGATCTTCGACAACGTCTTCGGGCGCTTCCCGAACATCAAGGTGCTCGTCAGCGAGTTCGGTGCGGAATGGGTACCGCACTTCATCCGTCACATGGACAAGAGCCGCGGCATGGCTCGGGGCGGCCCGTGGCTGGGCGGACAGCTCACCGAGCGGCCCAGCACGATCTTCAAGAGACACGTCCGGGTGGTGCCCTACCCGGAGGACGACACCATCGGCCTCATCGAGAAGCTTGGCTCCACCGAGACCCTGCTGATGGGGTCGGATTGGCCGCACGCCGAGGGTCTGCGCGAGCCCGCCGACTTCTGGAACAAGGTCGACGGCCTCGACGACGAGACCAAGCGCCTCTTCCTCCGCGAGAACGGCATGAAACTCAGCAGCGGTATCGTCTAA
- a CDS encoding Zn-ribbon domain-containing OB-fold protein — MTGHRREEPYPSNGELVQRFPGEPITHDNAAHYRGRLRKQLLVNRCDDCAIWHAPPKPVCPECWSANVTATPVTGNGEIFMNVFLHQGPPAPGVDYSTPYPVVTVELEEQVGLRFTATVADADNDDIRIGQAVRLDWRERNGAPMPVFVLAGAGA, encoded by the coding sequence GTGACCGGGCATCGTCGCGAAGAGCCATACCCGTCCAATGGTGAACTGGTGCAGCGCTTTCCGGGAGAGCCGATCACGCATGACAACGCGGCGCACTACCGTGGTCGGTTGCGCAAGCAGCTACTCGTGAACCGCTGCGACGATTGCGCGATCTGGCATGCCCCGCCAAAGCCGGTGTGCCCCGAGTGCTGGTCGGCGAACGTCACCGCCACCCCGGTCACCGGCAACGGCGAAATCTTCATGAACGTCTTTCTCCACCAGGGTCCCCCCGCTCCAGGCGTCGACTATTCGACTCCGTATCCGGTGGTGACCGTGGAGCTGGAAGAGCAGGTGGGACTGCGGTTTACCGCGACCGTGGCCGACGCAGACAACGACGACATCCGGATTGGTCAGGCCGTGCGCCTCGACTGGCGGGAGCGAAACGGTGCGCCGATGCCGGTCTTCGTCCTGGCCGGAGCCGGCGCGTGA
- a CDS encoding thiolase C-terminal domain-containing protein — translation MSNSSRNPMKDHVAIAGASTTGFVASNLERSQTSLAAEACIDVIRKCGLTAADVDGLCGSWPNAEILQAALGLPEITWSGNPTIPMVDHVATAAAAVHSGLCEVALVYHAAYRSAWNTTSSLKDPFRRIATPGLSDPHPGPESVAAAVGYTAWASRYMYEYGATSEDFGLVAINDRTNAARNPAAAKRDPMTMEDYLASRMIRWPLRLLDMDVPVDGADAFIVTTTERARDLPLPPVLINAAVLGQVAHNEEDQTVSLRHHGQQVVVDTLKRKGDFWIDDVDVYFPYDGFTPITLNWIENAGWCKPGEAGDFLREHWVPEEKRALINGRIPINPHGGSLSEGATQGSGHVREAVHQLQGLAGDRQVPDARTALVTAGGFFFNAQGLTLHTG, via the coding sequence GTGAGCAACTCGTCGCGCAATCCCATGAAGGACCACGTGGCCATCGCCGGTGCCTCGACCACCGGTTTCGTCGCGAGCAATCTCGAACGCAGTCAGACCTCGCTGGCCGCAGAGGCGTGCATCGACGTGATCCGGAAGTGCGGACTCACTGCGGCCGACGTCGACGGACTGTGCGGCAGTTGGCCGAACGCGGAGATCCTGCAGGCAGCGCTGGGGCTACCGGAAATAACTTGGTCGGGTAATCCGACGATTCCGATGGTCGACCACGTCGCGACGGCTGCTGCGGCCGTTCACAGTGGGCTTTGCGAGGTGGCGCTGGTGTACCACGCCGCCTACCGCTCGGCGTGGAATACCACCTCCTCGCTCAAGGACCCGTTCCGCCGCATTGCCACTCCTGGTCTATCGGATCCACACCCCGGGCCGGAGTCGGTCGCCGCTGCGGTGGGCTATACCGCGTGGGCATCGCGGTACATGTACGAGTACGGGGCGACCAGTGAGGACTTCGGGCTGGTCGCCATCAACGACCGGACCAACGCGGCCCGCAATCCCGCTGCGGCCAAGCGTGATCCGATGACGATGGAGGACTACCTCGCCTCTCGGATGATCCGCTGGCCGCTGCGTTTGCTCGACATGGACGTGCCGGTGGACGGCGCCGACGCCTTCATCGTCACGACGACCGAACGGGCCCGCGATCTGCCGCTGCCGCCGGTGCTGATCAACGCCGCGGTGCTCGGACAGGTCGCACACAATGAAGAGGACCAGACCGTCAGCCTGCGTCACCACGGTCAGCAGGTGGTGGTCGACACGTTGAAGCGCAAGGGCGACTTCTGGATCGACGACGTCGACGTCTACTTCCCCTACGACGGTTTCACCCCCATCACGCTGAATTGGATCGAGAACGCGGGGTGGTGCAAGCCGGGAGAGGCGGGCGACTTCCTTCGGGAGCACTGGGTTCCGGAAGAGAAGCGCGCGTTGATCAACGGCCGGATTCCGATCAACCCGCACGGTGGGTCGCTGTCCGAAGGCGCGACGCAGGGTTCCGGTCACGTCCGCGAGGCCGTCCATCAACTCCAGGGGCTCGCCGGCGACCGTCAGGTGCCCGATGCGCGCACGGCGCTGGTCACCGCGGGCGGATTCTTCTTCAATGCCCAAGGCCTGACATTGCACACGGGTTGA
- a CDS encoding class I adenylate-forming enzyme family protein, whose product MSETVLDMFRRNVTDAPDSPMLAYFDGVLTVGDVDRVSNALAVALTDGGFTRGDRLALYLQNVPQYVIALIAAWKLGGIAVAINPMLTPREIDKLIADSTPTTFLALSELYSDDLATTLDRSSVTRVITTSAVDFQHANDARVLPAERLSTPVGTDDLTDLVDHFDGQTPEVLMVTPDDVAVITYTSGTTGVPKGAMNTHHNVATGGSAYRDWFGLGADDVILGVAPLFHVTGLSGHIAVAIAARASLVLSYRFDIGVTLDMIRAYAPTFTVGAITVFIALANSADVTNDALSSLATIASGGAPIPAATVERFETRFGVYVHNVYGMTETTSPVLSVPMGTRAPVGAETEALSVGVPVLSAEVRVVDETGAALPAGQLGELAVRGPQIVPGYWRNEIETSAAIKGGWLLTGDVGYVDDDGWYYLVDRKKDMIVVSGYKVWPREVEDVLYTHDAILEAGVVGIPDPYRGETVKAYVSLRDGFTVEPHELVDFCRARMAAYKYPREVEIVDVIPKTATGKILRRSLRDGVSR is encoded by the coding sequence ATGTCGGAGACCGTCCTGGACATGTTCCGCCGCAACGTCACCGACGCTCCGGACAGCCCGATGCTGGCATACTTCGACGGCGTCCTGACGGTGGGGGACGTCGACCGGGTCTCCAATGCATTGGCCGTGGCGCTGACCGACGGTGGCTTCACCCGCGGTGACCGTCTGGCGCTGTACCTGCAGAACGTTCCGCAGTACGTCATCGCGTTGATTGCAGCGTGGAAGCTGGGCGGCATCGCGGTCGCCATCAATCCGATGCTGACTCCGCGCGAGATCGACAAGCTGATCGCCGACTCGACCCCGACGACGTTCCTCGCGCTGAGCGAACTGTATTCCGACGATCTCGCCACGACTCTCGATCGATCGTCGGTGACGCGGGTGATCACCACGAGTGCTGTCGACTTTCAGCATGCGAACGACGCTCGCGTCCTTCCCGCCGAACGGCTTTCGACTCCGGTGGGTACCGACGACCTCACCGATCTCGTCGACCATTTCGACGGCCAGACGCCTGAAGTCCTGATGGTCACGCCCGACGACGTCGCCGTCATCACCTACACCTCTGGCACCACCGGTGTGCCCAAGGGTGCGATGAACACTCACCACAACGTGGCGACCGGCGGGTCGGCCTACCGCGACTGGTTCGGTCTCGGTGCCGACGACGTCATTCTCGGGGTGGCCCCGCTGTTCCATGTCACCGGACTGTCCGGGCACATCGCGGTTGCGATCGCCGCGCGCGCGTCACTGGTGCTGTCCTACCGCTTCGACATCGGCGTGACACTCGACATGATCCGTGCGTACGCGCCGACCTTCACCGTCGGTGCCATCACGGTCTTCATCGCTCTGGCCAATTCGGCTGACGTCACGAACGACGCGCTGTCGTCGCTGGCGACGATCGCCTCGGGCGGTGCCCCGATCCCAGCCGCCACGGTGGAGCGCTTCGAGACTCGCTTTGGCGTGTACGTCCACAACGTCTACGGGATGACCGAGACGACGTCGCCGGTCCTGAGCGTGCCGATGGGCACGAGGGCGCCGGTGGGTGCGGAGACCGAGGCGCTGTCCGTCGGCGTCCCGGTGCTGAGCGCCGAGGTGCGCGTGGTCGACGAGACAGGTGCGGCGCTGCCGGCCGGGCAGCTCGGCGAGCTCGCGGTACGCGGACCTCAGATCGTTCCGGGCTACTGGCGCAACGAGATCGAGACCTCCGCCGCGATCAAGGGCGGCTGGCTGCTGACGGGTGACGTCGGCTACGTCGACGACGACGGCTGGTACTACCTCGTCGACCGCAAGAAGGACATGATCGTCGTGAGCGGCTACAAGGTGTGGCCGCGGGAGGTAGAGGACGTGCTGTACACCCACGACGCCATTCTCGAAGCTGGCGTGGTGGGCATACCCGATCCTTACCGCGGTGAGACGGTGAAGGCGTATGTCTCTCTGCGCGATGGCTTTACGGTGGAGCCGCACGAGCTGGTCGACTTCTGCCGGGCTCGGATGGCCGCCTACAAGTATCCGCGCGAAGTGGAGATCGTCGACGTGATTCCGAAGACCGCGACCGGAAAGATCCTGCGGCGCAGTCTGCGGGACGGGGTCAGCCGATGA
- a CDS encoding PaaI family thioesterase, whose protein sequence is MTDVDTGVDEVDHRDLETPDSIQVRFGMTYLESDVAAATASIAMEMNRYRNPFTAAPTVGPLAILVDAAAGIVNHYRRPPGHWTVSSELSMDVGLDGLGDLDGPVLATAHALSPLGTTSLGICMLSYDGTVIGSGTVRSFFVAVEARSSEWPAETLELTHETPIADRMAVRVASDATGHVLSQRVDPCLNNEIDIVHGGVASAALEFAASAAMNEGRADTPLQTASLRVNFLRPFVAGARTRYVGAAVRVGRSSGVADAQAIGDDGKVALVARATGYR, encoded by the coding sequence ATGACCGACGTCGACACCGGTGTCGACGAGGTCGACCACCGGGACCTCGAAACGCCCGACTCGATTCAGGTGCGGTTCGGGATGACCTACCTCGAATCCGACGTCGCCGCCGCGACTGCGTCGATCGCCATGGAGATGAATCGCTACCGCAATCCCTTCACGGCTGCGCCGACGGTGGGGCCGCTCGCCATCCTGGTCGACGCGGCAGCGGGGATCGTCAATCACTACCGTCGGCCGCCGGGCCACTGGACGGTGTCGAGCGAGTTGTCGATGGACGTGGGTCTCGACGGTCTCGGCGACCTCGACGGTCCCGTGCTGGCGACCGCACACGCACTCAGTCCTCTGGGCACGACATCCCTGGGCATCTGCATGCTGAGCTACGACGGAACCGTGATCGGCAGCGGCACCGTCCGTTCCTTCTTCGTGGCCGTCGAGGCCCGCTCGTCGGAGTGGCCGGCCGAGACACTGGAGCTCACCCACGAGACGCCGATCGCCGATCGCATGGCCGTGCGCGTGGCATCCGACGCCACCGGCCACGTCCTGTCGCAGCGGGTCGACCCCTGCCTCAACAACGAGATCGACATCGTGCACGGCGGCGTCGCATCGGCCGCCCTGGAGTTCGCGGCATCGGCGGCGATGAACGAGGGCCGCGCCGACACTCCCCTGCAGACCGCATCGCTGCGGGTGAACTTCCTGCGCCCCTTCGTCGCTGGGGCGCGGACCCGTTACGTGGGAGCGGCGGTGCGCGTCGGCCGCAGCAGTGGCGTCGCCGACGCGCAGGCCATCGGCGACGACGGCAAGGTGGCGCTGGTGGCGCGGGCCACCGGCTACCGCTGA
- a CDS encoding FadR/GntR family transcriptional regulator, producing the protein MEVTSLREPKMADRVATVLRRMFIRGEITEGTMLPPESELMERFGVSRPTLREAFRVLESESLIQVQRGVRGGARVTRPRRETLARYAGLILEYEGVKVKDVYDARAALEVPMVERLARDRDPKAIAELEEIVEREAQLNPGSDAVDQLTDFHAAIARLSGNDTLQIVSDMLHHIIEKANRSLQPTAGARAEQAVRRSSKTHRMVLDMIKAGDADKAGELWKRHLQKAEEFVLTGSEMSTVVDLLE; encoded by the coding sequence ATGGAGGTCACCAGTCTTCGGGAACCGAAGATGGCCGATCGGGTGGCCACGGTCTTGCGGCGGATGTTCATCCGCGGCGAGATCACCGAGGGCACCATGCTGCCCCCGGAGTCGGAACTGATGGAGCGCTTCGGGGTGTCGAGGCCGACGCTGCGCGAAGCCTTCCGGGTGCTCGAATCGGAGTCGCTCATCCAGGTGCAGCGTGGCGTCCGCGGCGGAGCCCGCGTCACCCGCCCTCGGCGCGAGACCCTGGCCCGGTACGCCGGGTTGATCCTCGAATACGAGGGCGTCAAGGTCAAGGACGTCTACGACGCCAGGGCCGCCCTCGAGGTGCCGATGGTCGAGCGGCTGGCACGGGACCGCGACCCCAAGGCAATCGCCGAACTCGAGGAGATCGTCGAGCGCGAAGCCCAGTTGAACCCCGGCAGCGACGCCGTCGACCAACTCACCGACTTCCATGCGGCGATCGCCCGGCTGTCGGGTAACGACACCCTGCAGATCGTCAGCGACATGCTCCATCACATCATCGAAAAGGCCAACCGCTCACTGCAACCCACCGCGGGTGCGCGAGCGGAGCAGGCGGTCCGGCGGTCGTCGAAGACCCACCGCATGGTGCTGGACATGATCAAGGCGGGCGACGCCGACAAGGCCGGCGAACTCTGGAAGCGCCACCTGCAGAAGGCCGAGGAATTCGTCCTCACGGGCTCGGAGATGTCCACGGTCGTCGACCTCCTCGAATGA